The Natronosporangium hydrolyticum nucleotide sequence GTCAAGGAGCTCGGCTCCAGCGCCGGCGGTGCGCTCAAGAGCGCCGGGTCGGCGATCGGAGATGGCGTCAAGGGCCTGTTCGGGCGTTAAGGTTTCTCGATGGCATCGGAGACGGTCCCGACCCTGGTGGCGGCGGGGGCGATGGTGGCCGGCGGTTCGCTCGGCGGCTGGCAACTGTGGCGTTGCTGGACCGGCCGGACCCGCCGTTGGGTCCGGCGGCCGGGGGAGACGGTGCTGGTGCTGACCTGGGGTCCGTTCGGGGTGCTACTGCTCCTCGGCACCGGGGTGTTCATCCTGCTCGGCGAGCCGGTCGGGGTGGCGGTTGGTGGGGTGTTCTGTGTGGCCGGCTTCGTGCTGCTGGTGCCGGGCCTGCTCTACCAGTTCTTCCGCCCCGGCTGGTGGGGGCCGCGCTGGTTCCGCGAGTTGCCGGCGGCGGCGCGGACGCCCGATGTCTCGGACGCCATCACCGCGGTGGGGGTGGCTTTCGGTGCTCGCCCCGAGCCCGCCAGCGAGACGATCGCGGCTGGCCAGGCGGTGGCCTTCGGGCCGCAGGTTGGTCGTTGGCGAGCTACGTTCATCGACGATCCGGATGCGCAGGCACCGGCTCATGCCTTGGCGATCCCCGGCGGGGTGTCCGGCGTACTCACGCTCTACCGTGGTGGCTTGGTCTTCGCCGCTGACCGGTGGGAGGATCAGCTTCGCCGGGCGCCGACGGTGCTGGCGGTGCCGCTGGCCGAGGTGGGCGGTGGTCGGGTCGCGTCGGCCGGAGCGGGCCCGGACGGGCTGCGGCGGCGGGCGAAATCGCGGGTCCGCCGGGCCCGGTTGGTCATCGGCACCGGCCGTGGGGACCTGGTCTTTGAAACGGGCGCGGCGCGGCGCATTGCCGCACGGGTGGCCGAGTTGATCGGGGGGAGAGTGTGGTGACCGCAGGGCGGGGCGTGACCCAGTACGAGCATCCGAGCGCGGCGTTCATGCTGTCGCTGCCCGAGCAGTGGGAGCGGATCGAGGACATCGAAGGCGTGGCGCTGGTGGCGGTGGAACCACCGCGCGGCCCGTGGTTCCGCGCCAACGTGGTGGTGACCATCGGTCAGATCGAACCCGGGGCGCCGGTGACCGACTGGCAAGACGAGACGCTGGAGCTGCTTCGCCAGACACTGCAGGAGTTCGTGTTGATCGACGTGGCCGACGGGGAACTGGCCGGCGCGCCGGCTCGGCGTACGCTGGCCCACCACACCATCGAGGACGAGGAAGCGGTCAACGCCGTCGTGATCGAGCAGTGGGCCGTGGTCGCGGGCGGGCTGGGTTTCACCTTGACCGCCTCGGTGGCGGCGCTGGAGTACGCCGACTACGCCGATCTTTTCTACCGAGTGGCCGCCGGTTTCCGGCCTGATCCGGAGTTCGTGCCCTGATGTCGATCGAGTTCAATCCAGACAGCGGCCACCTTCGCCTTGACCGGGATAGCTTCGCCCGGCTGACCGAATGGTTCCGCGAAGGCCGCCCCGGCGCGGTGCCGCCCGAGCTGTCGGCGGCCGGCGCCCTGGACGACCAGGGCGACCTGCATCCGGTCCCGCTTGCGTGCCTGGCTACGGTGGCGGCGCCGCTGTGCCGGATCGCGGTGCGGATGACCGACCCGGCCGGTCGACTGGAGCAGGGCGACCTGTGGCTCGGCCCCGAGGTGGCCGGAATGCTGCTGGAGCTGCCTGATGGCCGCGCCGAGCTGGGTCTGCTCCATCCCATCTTCGTACCAGTGATGCTGTGGCGAGTGCTGGCGTTGGGGCCGCGGCTGCGGTTGAGCGCCGATGCCGTGGCGGTCGATCCCGGTACGCTCGATCAACTCACCGATCCGCGGCCGGAACGCCGCGCCGACGCGGTCCGGGTGCTGGCCCAACATGGCGTTACCGGCGCCGAGGAACTGCGG carries:
- a CDS encoding DUF1795 domain-containing protein, coding for MTAGRGVTQYEHPSAAFMLSLPEQWERIEDIEGVALVAVEPPRGPWFRANVVVTIGQIEPGAPVTDWQDETLELLRQTLQEFVLIDVADGELAGAPARRTLAHHTIEDEEAVNAVVIEQWAVVAGGLGFTLTASVAALEYADYADLFYRVAAGFRPDPEFVP